The following DNA comes from Hordeum vulgare subsp. vulgare chromosome 3H, MorexV3_pseudomolecules_assembly, whole genome shotgun sequence.
AGACCAGAAGTTCATACCTGATGGAGCCTGTGCCTTCTTATCGTTATCAATAACAATCTCTGAGCCAGTTCTTTCAGCCCAAATTTCTAGCTGGTCACGAGCTGCTGCTCTGAAGGTATCACCTGCTGCCATCAATACCTATATTACCGTTGAAAGCAGGAACATAAGCTCTCTAACTTCACAGTAATGTGCTAGAGCAATATATATAGCTGAAGCAGAAGATGTGAAGTAAATGGCCTCACCTTTGCTCCTTCATTCTTAAATCTGTGGGCAAGTTTTCCTGCAAATATTGCAGATAACGGACCAGATAAATTTTCTATTTCATAGCAACATTTTGACAAACAAGAAGATAGTAAAACCTTCTTCCATTTAGCAGTTTTCTTTGCATTAGAACCATGTAGTTCATTTGTCCATAACCTAAGGTAGAAGTTGGAACTAGCACCGGTGGATCAAGCAGATGAATGCAGAGGTCATTTTAAATCAATTTATCAACACAGAATAAGTACAAGGAGCAATAAATTATTTATGCTCCATCCCCAAAGTGCTAAATCACTATAAACCCATAGCATTCCTTCCTGCAACAAAGTATACACCAAATGCAAGCGAGAACCGAGAATACGGTGCTGTATCATCGAGAAGTACCTAGCGATGTCGTTTTGCCGCCTCCGTTCACTCCCACAATCATGATAACCGCTGGCTTCCTGCCAAAACCACAAAGCACGCTCAGACCTCCCAAAATTCAGACACCACTCGACAATGGCAAACTAGTGGCCACTGGCTCCATTCAGTTCAGCAGAGGGCAGGCAGAAAACCTGAAGCCGAGCTGCAGCTCAGTCTTGCTGCCCTTGGTCGTGAGCAGCTCGAGGATGCATCTTTtcagcgacgcctgcgcccgccatcCGCCACAACCAACAACAGATTAGTCCACGAAACCAATCCCGTTGTGCTACACTGTGACTAACCACTGTAACTGACTGAGACTGAATTGATCACCTTTATCTCGGTCCCGGACTTGAGCTTGCCGTCGCGGATCTCGTCGCGGAGGGTGTCGACGATCCGGAACGAGATCTTGGGCCCGAAGTCCGACACCAGCAGCGCCTGCGCAGCCAAGCGTCAGAGGGAGAATGGAGCAAGCAGTACTGAAGATTCAGTGTTTAGGGAGGAGGTACCTCCTCGAGATCGTCGAGGACGCGGTCGGTGTCGGCGAGGTTCCAGTAGGTGAGCAGCTCGTCGACTACGGAGAGGTTCTCGCGGGTCTTGGAGAAGCCGGAGAAGAGCTTGTCGACGTCGCTCTTGGCCTTCTCCTTGATGAGGCGGCCGAGGCGGGTGAAGAAGCCGGCTTGGCCGGCGGCGGCCGCGCAGCGGAGGCGGACGGAGGGGGCGCGCGGGGCGGTGGACGGCGGCGAGAGGAAGGGGAGGGCGCGGGAGGGTGCCGACGCCATTCTTTGGGCGCTGGCTGGCTGCGGATACCGGCGAAGCGATGGGTGGTGGGAGGATAGAGCTGAGCTGGCCCGGGCAAAGGTGCTGTTTTTCTTCTTCGCAGCAAAAATATACTTTACCACATCCTTTTGCATTATGGATACTCTAACAGATACtccatccgtcccaaaataattatcttcatttaatactccctccgttcctaaatatttatctttttagagattcaactatggactacatacgaagcaaaataaatgattctatactttaaattatgtctatgtatatccgtatatagtccatagtaaaatatctaaaaagacaaatatttaggaacggagggagtataattttatactagagctaatacaaaattgagacatttattttaagaCAGAGGCAATAAACAAAGTACACGAGCGGATGATATAAAATGAAGAAGTAGCCCTCTTACACGACGGATCATGGGGTAATGAGAATGCGACTACACTGCCGAAAGGGAGCACGGGAAAGTCAGAGTACATCGCCACATCACGCCCTAGCACATCTAGTCTCCATGACAACGTCCTCAAGAGGGAGAACGACGCCGAGCGTCGTCGTCGCCGAGTCTGAAGCGGACATGGGTTTTCACCCGAAGCCTTTGCACGAAGAGAGAGAGCCACAACAACGTCTTCAAAAAGATAGCCACGCCCGTTCTGCGTCGTTGTCGTCTACGCAAAAGCGCAAAGCTTTCGCTCGACAGCTCACCCGTGCCATCACGATGATGCCATGCCATGCGCGACGAGCTCCAACTCCCATATCTGGATCTGGCAACGCCTATGCCAAAGACATGAGAcgcgcccgagctaccagtcgctaCACCCTTGCCGCCCACACGACCAAACGGGTaagccaccaccgccgccatgaggcCTGCCGGAGAACCAACCATGGGGACCACCATCCAGGGTCGCCTCCCCGGGATCCGTACAAATTTACACGACTAAAATATTAATAAAAAATAGACAACTCATTA
Coding sequences within:
- the LOC123445564 gene encoding cell division protein FtsY homolog, chloroplastic; amino-acid sequence: MASAPSRALPFLSPPSTAPRAPSVRLRCAAAAGQAGFFTRLGRLIKEKAKSDVDKLFSGFSKTRENLSVVDELLTYWNLADTDRVLDDLEEALLVSDFGPKISFRIVDTLRDEIRDGKLKSGTEIKASLKRCILELLTTKGSKTELQLGFRKPAVIMIVGVNGGGKTTSLGKLAHRFKNEGAKVLMAAGDTFRAAARDQLEIWAERTGSEIVIDNDKKAQAPSVLSQAVKRGKREGFDIVLCDTSGRLHTNYGLMEELVSCKKVIAKALPGAPNEILLVLDGTTGLNMLQQAKEFNDVVGITGFILTKLDGTARGGCVVSVVDELGIPVKFVGVGEGVEDLQPFDAEAFVEAIFP